In Leptospira montravelensis, the genomic window AATTAATCGTTTTACAATAGATTCAATGAAAACAACATCATTGATTTGGTTTTCATCTGCAGGAGTATTCCCCCTTCCATCGGCCCAACTTCTTTTGAAACCATCTGGAAATACTACTATAAAACCTTTGGTATCCGATAAAACATCAAATTTAGTTTGTTTGATCATCGAAGAACCGGAACCAAACCTTCCATGTAGTGCAACTAACAAAGCAATTGGTGATCCATCCCATTTCTTAGGATAATGGACTATATAAGTTCGTTTGTGGTTTTGAATTTCGATAAAATCCAACTTTTCGTTTGAGCTTATTTTTTTAGTAAATCCCATACATGACAATGCAAAACAAAAAACAAGAATCACTGAGAATGTTTTCATATTTCTTTTAGCTCCAATCTAGTAGCATCCATTAATTGTTCTTTATAAATTCTATTTGGCCAATGAGTCACCATAAAAACAAAAACTGGAATTCCACGCCACTGATCCATTCCAATATCGTAAACATATTCTTTTTCCACCTGTCCTAGATTGGAATATCGAAATGTAAGCGTAGATTCTGTTCTAATATGAGATGGAACGATACCACCCGACAAAAATGTCAGAACAAAATTTAACCGATGGATCCATAAAAAACGGTAATGCGGCTCTTTCTTTTGAAGGATCACTTCTAATGCATAGTTGGAATGTGGATCAAAAGTCATACCTTCTCTTTGTAAAATTTCTGTAATGACATTTTTTTCCTCATCATAACGATAAAACCCAGTAAAAACAATTTTTACCTTTTCTTTTTTTATTGCTAAGGTTTTACGTTCCTTGGAAGTAACGACATCAGGAAAGGCAGCACAATTCAATACGAAGGATATAAAAACAAAATGAAATAAAAACATTTCCTTAAAACTAAAGTTCATTGGTTGTATCTCCTAAAAATTCGGATACTTTTTCTGTTAAGATCGGCTTCCATTCTTTGCTATCGTCGGCCCACATCAGCAGAAGCGAAACCCAACCAAACACACGATAGGATTCCATTGCATATCTATATTCTTTCTCAAACTTACCTTTTTTTGTTAATCTAAAAACCAAATAATCATCATCTCGATCAATATCCGGTATGACAAAAAAAGTAGAAACAGCAAGAAATCGGTTAATCAAATAAATTCCAAATCTAATTGGATCTCTCTCAGGCAAATAGGAAACAGGTTCGGATGCTTCTCCTAAAAAGAATTTGAATCTTGGACTTGATTCCAATATAATTTGGACATGTGCGTCTGTATTTGAAGGGTCATAGTAACGAACAGATTTAAACTTTCCAGAAGATTGCAAAGCAGCAAGTATATAAGATATCCTTCTACGATCAGCTTCGTCATCCCAACCAATTAATTCATAACTCAATGATATGTTTTTAATATTTTTAGAAAAATCGACATTAGGCCTTTCTGAGGAATAGAATACTGAGCAAGATAATAGTGGAACCACCAACAGAAATCCTAATAAACTCTTTAAGTAACTTTTTTGCATTATTTCCTATCCCTAATTAATTCAAATTTTTGCGTTTTGTATTCATTGCCATTTAACAAAATTGATATCGTATGTATTCCGGGATAGTAAACCCGTGTGGTGATTGGCGCCATCGAATGTTTTTTAGAAATCTTGATTTTTTCATTTGGAAATAAATTTCTTTCACCTAACTGAAACACCTTATAACCATAGGAACCATTTGATAACAAAAACCCTATTTTATATTCCATCCTAACCTTAGTTTCATCTTTTAGTGTTTGGCTGATTGAAACGGTAAACTCAATTGAATCTCCAATTTTGACTTTTTTGTTTATTACACCAAATTTGATTTTCGCTGGTTTCCATTGTGTGTCATAAGAAAAGAAAGAAAGGGCTTTGGTATTTCCTTTTTTTAAAAGTGTGCGTAAAGAATGTTTTAGATTTTTATCTAATTCTTTAGATTTACCAATCCTTGTTTTACAAAACTCCAATACTAAATCAGGTTTTAGTTTGGAAATATCATTCAAATGGTTTGCTGCACTCCTACGAACAATTTCATCTTTATCATCCCAAAGAGATTCAATGATTGGCAAATGGATTTCTGGATTTGTTTTTATTTCGGGAATACCGATTCCCCAAGGTAACATTGGACGGCTACCTTCACTTGCCAATCGCCTTACCATTGGCTCCTTATGTTTTGACCAATCGTACATTTGTTTTAGAGTTTGATCAAAATGGTGTTTGTAAAAGAACCTAATAGCAAATTCTGCACTAGAAAAAACCGTAAGTTTTTCTAATACTTTCATTGATGTATCAAAATCATTTAACCCTGACTTGGTGACAATATCGTTCAAAAATATATAGGGAAAATTAAAGTCAGAAACTCCGTGACTGCGCAAATTTTCGATAAGCTTAAATAATTTAGGATAAATTTTGGAAAGTGGGCCAGGCCAATGTTCCACCAATACTTCGGACAGCCGGTTGATCCTTTCCTTTAATTCCATTTCTTTCCAAGGTGAGGCAAATACCTGTTTTTGAAACGTTAGAGGATTGATTTTGGAGTCAACCTTAGCTAATTGGTTTCCTAACCCGAGGACCCACTCGCGAGAATACATTTCTTTCAAAGGTTCCATACAAACTAAAACGAATCTACATTTCCCTTCGTTATTTGGAACCGAAAAAGTAAACCTGCTATAATATACGAATTACAAATAATTCCTCATTTTGTCGGCTTCTCGAAGCCATAATAGATTTTTCAATTAAAATTGAATGTGAAACGAATTTACAAACCACAATCTAATCCAATACAAATGGGTTAGATTTGGCTGAACTGCAAGAATTATGTATTTCGTATATAAAATTGTGATCGGTAATTTATTTACTGCCCCAACATGTTCTGGATGAATCGGTGTTTAAAAAACTA contains:
- a CDS encoding DNA alkylation repair protein, translated to MEPLKEMYSREWVLGLGNQLAKVDSKINPLTFQKQVFASPWKEMELKERINRLSEVLVEHWPGPLSKIYPKLFKLIENLRSHGVSDFNFPYIFLNDIVTKSGLNDFDTSMKVLEKLTVFSSAEFAIRFFYKHHFDQTLKQMYDWSKHKEPMVRRLASEGSRPMLPWGIGIPEIKTNPEIHLPIIESLWDDKDEIVRRSAANHLNDISKLKPDLVLEFCKTRIGKSKELDKNLKHSLRTLLKKGNTKALSFFSYDTQWKPAKIKFGVINKKVKIGDSIEFTVSISQTLKDETKVRMEYKIGFLLSNGSYGYKVFQLGERNLFPNEKIKISKKHSMAPITTRVYYPGIHTISILLNGNEYKTQKFELIRDRK